One Rhododendron vialii isolate Sample 1 chromosome 2a, ASM3025357v1 genomic region harbors:
- the LOC131315273 gene encoding uncharacterized protein LOC131315273 — translation MLSGLKFVPRDQVDKAQNEDLNDSRRERKNPVGKKERGRRKKKSYRHGSSDEDDLERIGKGSRNKKKWYSSDECSSYSSGKESQSGSDQDEKKRRNKKKAKKRYGDSSEDEARNRSKKKSRNGRKDYSSEDSSLPNSDDEQKDSRSGREDKHPKGSKTHGRKKGSQRGSEIESMGDDLTGDGRGSQSLDSSNTVRKEMGLEWMLRPKDNIEREPATTSDQPKEPQAEEIKREHPRELNPYLKNNGSGYPEVEDGKKAGVSSSVVGDGGASWRLKALKRAQEQAAREGRKLKEVVEERWGSVGQLAVSVASRKAASSRAHLHAIHNRKRGLTGEHQTVVEDHNEKIPGKNTDRESMRDVSCRRSEMKVPKLHDSLSWGKQKRQTMSSKDSGLISSALSSLNRFANDGSFMNEVIRQKDDEPGGSVGSPNRERKVESESVPSASFTVNEGLSANQLAAKALQLRLKGKHEEAEKLMKEAENVKAKLVAEDESSRPPTERNTRRYTTHDTSIRQRKKEDDADMHLAQKIVQNKKFSTSAQADDEYDFDDGPRRKAKKKGGTDQKLNEKTNFSTRILTQQERCKFCFENPNRPRHLVVAIANFTYLSLPHWQSVAVGHCCILTLQHESATRAVDNNVWDEIRNFKKCLIMMFAKQEKDVVFLETVMGLAQQRRHCLVECIPLPQDIAKQAPLYFKKAIDEAEDEWSQHNSKKLIDTSVKGLRGSVPKDFPYFHVEFGLNKGFVHVIDDEQQFKANFGLNVIRGMLKLPEEDIYGRRKHDSEETQKQAVSSFARDWAPFDWTKQLE, via the exons ATGCTTTCGGGGTTGAAGTTCGTACCCCGGGATCAGGTTGATAAG GCACAAAATGAAGACTTGAATGAttctagaagagagagaaagaatccAGTTGGCAAGAAGGAAAGAGgtagaaggaaaaagaaaagttatcGACATGGTAGTTCAGATGAGGATGACCTTGAAAGAATAGGAAAAGGatctagaaataaaaagaaGTGGTATTCTTCGGATGAGTGCTCTTCATACTCTAGCGGAAAAGAAAGTCAGAGCGGCTCTGACCAAGATGAAAAGAAACGTAGGAATAAGAAAAAAGCGAAGAAACGATACGGGGATTCTTCGGAAGATGAAGCTAGAAACCGGTCAAAGAAGAAGTCAAGAAATGGGAGAAAGGATTATTCATCTGAAGACTCTTCTTTGCCTAATTCTGATGATGAACAAAAGGATAGCCGCAGTGGTAGAGAAGATAAGCATCCGAAAGGAAGTAAAACCCATGGAAGGAAGAAGGGTAGTCAGAGAGGGAGTGAAATAGAGTCTATGGGAGATGACTTGACTG GTGATGGCAGAGGATCTCAGTCCCTAGATAGTAGCAATACTGTGAGAAAGGAAATGGGATTAGAGTGGATGCTTAGACCAAAAGACAACATTGAGAGAGAGCCTGCAACAACTTCAGATCAGCCTAAGGAACCTCAGGCTGAGGAG ATAAAGAGAGAACATCCCAGAGAATTGAATCCATATTTGAAGAATAATGGATCTGGTTATCCAGAAGTTGAAGACGGGAAAAAGGCTGGGGTGTCATCTTCTGTTGTTGGAGACGGGGGTGCCAGCTGGAGATTAAAAGCCTTGAAGCGTGCTCAAGAGCAGGCGGCCCGAGAAGGACGGAAATTGAAGGAG GTTGTGGAAGAGCGGTGGGGATCAGTGGGTCAGCTAGCGGTTTCTGTGGCATCTCGTAAAGCTGCTTCATCTCGTGCTCACCTCCATGCCATACACAATAGAAAGAGGGGCTTAACAGGGGAACACCAAACAGTTGTGGAGGATCACAATGAAAAGATACCTGGCAAG AATACTGACCGAGAAAGCATGCGGGATGTATCTTGCCGACGTTCGGagatgaaagtgcctaaacttcATGATTCTTTATCTTGGGGCAAGCAGAAAAGGCAAACCATGTCCTCCAAGGATTCCGGCCTTATCTCTAGTGCATTGTCAAGCTTAAATAGGTTTGCAAATGATGGAAgctttatgaatgaagttattCGTCAAAAGGATGATGAACCCGGTGGTTCTGTTGGCTctccaaacagagagagaaaagtagaGTCAGAGTCGGTACCTAGTGCATCTTTTACAGTTAACGAGGGATTGAGTGCAAACCAATTGGCCGCAAAAGCGTTGCAACTTCGTTTGAAAGGAAAGcatgaagaagctgaaaaacTTATG aaggAAGCAGAAAATGTTAAAGCAAAGCTAGTTGCTGAGGATGAATCCAGTCGGCCACCAACTGAGAGAAACACAAGAAG ATATACAACGCATGACACGTCTATTCGgcaaaggaagaaagaggaTGATGCTGACATGCATCTTGCCCAAAAGATTGTACAAAACAAGAAGTTCAGTACATCTGCTCAAGCAGATGATGAATATGATTTCGATGATGGTCCAAGGAGAAAGGCGAAGAAAAAAGGGGGCACCGATCAGAAGTTAAATGAGAAGACTAATTTTTCAACGCGCATCTTAACTCAACAAGAGCGTTGCAAATTCTGCTTTGAGAACCCCAATAGGCCAAGACATCTTGTGGTTGCTATAGCCAATTTCACCTACCTCAGTTTACCACACTGGCAGTCTGTTGCAGTGGGTCATTGCTGCATTTTAACATTGCAG CATGAATCAGCTACAAGGGCTGTGGACAATAATGTGTGGGACGAAATTCGCAACTTCAAGAAATGCCTTATCATGATGTTTGCAAAGCAAGAAAAGGATGTTGTGTTCCTTGAAACGGTCATGGGGTTGGCCCAGCAAAGGCGCCATTGTTTGGTTGAGTGCATTCCCTTGCCCCAGGACATTGCAAAACAGGCACCTCTCTATTTCAAAAAG GCAATTGATGAAGCTGAAGACGAGTGGAGCCAGCACAATTCGAAGAAGCTCATTGATACAAGTGTAAAGGGGTTGCGTGGTTCTGTTCCCAAGGATTTTCCGTACTTCCATGTTGAATTCGGATTAAACAAGGGGTTTGTCCACGTGATTGATGATGAGCAGCAGTTCAAAGCCAACTTCGGACTCAATGTCATAAGGGGCATGCTGAAGTTGCCGGAAGAGGACATTTATGGTCGTAGGAAGCATGATTCAGAGGAGACTCAAAAGCAAGCTGTTTCGAGTTTTGCCCGAGATTGGGCGCCTTTTGATTGGACGAAACAGCTCGAGTGA
- the LOC131315290 gene encoding syntaxin-related protein KNOLLE, with protein sequence MNDLMTKSFVSYVDLKKEAMKDLEAGPDPDIQMTAAAIHMDKHLGSFLDQAEKVKEQMGSIRVILTRLQESNEESKTLHKPESVKALRHRINADVLAVLRAARGIGAELQEMDRANDVSRRVSGCKSGTPVDRTRTAVTNGLRRKLKELMVEFQGLRKRMMDEYKETVGRRYFTVTGENPDEEVIEKIISSGNGVGGEDFLKRAIQEHGRGKVLETVVEIQDRHDAAKEIEKSLLELHQVFLDMAVMVEAQGEQMDDIEHHVINAAQYVTDGTKNLKTAKTYQKSSRRWMCIALIILLILILVVVVPIATSFRNS encoded by the exons ATGAACGACCTGATGACCAAATCATTCGTGAGCTACGTGGATCTAAAGAAAGAAGCCATGAAAGACCTCGAGGCCGGACCCGACCCGGATATCCAAATGACGGCGGCAGCGATCCACATGGACAAGCACCTCGGGTCCTTCCTGGATCAGGCAGAGAAGGTGAAGGAGCAGATGGGTTCGATCCGGGTCATCCTGACCCGGCTTCAGGAATCCAACGAGGAGTCCAAAACCCTCCACAAACCCGAATCCGTGAAAGCCCTCCGCCACCGGATCAACGCCGATGTGTTGGCGGTGCTGAGGGCGGCGAGGGGGATCGGTGCCGAGCTGCAGGAGATGGATCGGGCCAACGACGTGAGCAGGCGGGTGTCGGGCTGTAAATCGGGTACTCCGGTGGACCGGACCCGGACCGCAGTGACAAACGGGCTGAGGAGGAAGCTAAAGGAGCTGATGGTGGAGTTTCAAGGATTGAGGAAGAGGATGATGGATGAGTACAAGGAGACTGTTGGGAGGAGGTATTTTACAGTTACTGGGGAGAATCCGGATGAGGAAGTGATTGAGAAGATTATTTCTAGTGGGAATGGGGTTGGTGGGGAGGACTTCCTCAAAAGGGCAATTCAG GAGCATGGGAGGGGAAAGGTACTGGAAACAGTGGTGGAGATACAAGACAGGCACGACGCGGCCAAGGAGATAGAGAAGAGCCTCTTGGAGCTCCACCAGGTGTTCCTCGACATGGCGGTGATGGTGGAGGCCCAGGGGGAGCAAATGGACGACATCGAGCACCACGTGATCAATGCTGCCCAGTACGTGACCGATGGCACCAAGAACCTCAAGACTGCCAAGACGTACCAGAAGAGCAGCCGCCGGTGGATGTGCATCGCGCTGATAATCCTCCTCATTCTCATTCTTGTCGTGGTCGTCCCCATTGCCACCAGCTTCAGAAACTCTTGa
- the LOC131315298 gene encoding pentatricopeptide repeat-containing protein At1g62930, chloroplastic-like, producing the protein MKLFGRLMEKEDIEPDEFTYSTIIKGLCNDGNIDDALSYLLEMRGSDIVPDVVTYNSLVDGLCKSGRWNDATRMLKDMTEQNIFPDVVTFSILVDSISKEGRTEEAEGILGIMIRRGEKPNVITYNALIDGYCLQGQMKKAKEVFDSLVEKGLEPDIRSYNTLINGFCNKMNLDEAMDLFREIPRKGLEPATETYNTLLKGLLLAGRCDAADHMLHEMMCSSQNPDIITYSILIDGFFRNQKIGKAIEVFRFMEDQGIVPNIVVYNVVIDGMWKAGNVQDARKLFSCLSSKGLRPNVTTYNTMISGLCKATLLDEAEELLKDGKNGTDPTIRNQNC; encoded by the exons ATGAAATTGTTCGGAAGGTTGATGGAAAAAGAAGACATCGAACCCGATGAATTCACATACTCGACAATCATAAAAGGGCTTTGTAATGATGGAAACATCGATGATGCTTTGAGCTACTTATTAGAGATGAGAGGGTCGGATATTGTGCCAGATGTTGTCACCTACAACTCTTTGGTTGATGGCTTATGCAAATCAGGACGATGGAATGACGCCACAAGAATGTTGAAAGACATGACAGAGCAAAATATTTTCCCAGATGTTGTAACCTTTAGTATACTGGTGGATTCAATTTCCAAGGAGGGAAGGACCGAAGAAGCGGAGGGCATACTCGGGATCATGATCCGAAGAGGTGAGAAACCCAATGTTATCACTTATAATGCACTGATAGATGGATATTGTTTGCAGGGCCAAATGAAGAAAGCAAAAGAAGTTTTCGACTCCCTAGTTGAAAAGGGCCTTGAGCCCGATATCCGTAGCTATAATACTCTAATCAATGGTTTCTGCAATAAGATGAATTTAGACGAGGCCATGGATCTCTTCAGAGAAATTCCTCGTAAAGGATTAGAACCTGCTACCGAGACTTACAACACTTTGTTAAAGGGGCTGTTACTCGCGGGCAGATGTGATGCAGCGGATCATATGCTCCATGAGATGATGTGTAGCAGCCAAAATCCTGACATTATAACTTACTCAATCTTGATAGATGGCTTCTttagaaatcaaaaaattggcAAGGCAATAGAGGTGTTTCGttttatggaagatcaaggaaTAGTTCCTAATATCGTTGTTTATAATGTCGTTATTGATGGTATGTGGAAAGCTGGGAATGTTCAAGATGCTCGAAAGCTATTTAGTTGCCTTTCATCCAAAGGTTTGAGACCTAATGTTACGACGTACAATACAATGATTAGTGGACTTTGTAAGGCAACGTTGCTGGATGAAGCTGAGGAGTTACTCAAAG ATGGAAAAAACGGAACAGATCCTACAATCCGAAATCAAAATTGTTGA